The following proteins are co-located in the Hypomesus transpacificus isolate Combined female chromosome 23, fHypTra1, whole genome shotgun sequence genome:
- the LOC124485492 gene encoding protocadherin gamma-C5-like produces MEETTIRIRCHWRWHVLWMYIFLLLMDTTEAQIRYTVPEELNQGSVVGNLAKDLGLSISDIYDRKLRIASDSGKQYFSVDLGKGELVVSDRIDREGLCGENVQCLLPLEVVVENPLQLHQVEIEIQDINDNSPSFLTTEIILKIAESTIAGAKFPLESASDPDVASNTLRSYSINDNDNFVLNIKTQDGTKIPELVLKTQLDREKQAVHQLVLTAVDGGNPTRSGTSEITVVVLDINDNEPQFEKAFYEVSVPENTQIGTLIVNVKAIDSDEGPNGEVEYYFKDKTSERTKALFHVNSETGDITVKGPLDYEQSTLHKFDIMAKDKGNPPMAGHCSVKINILDVNDNAPEIIITSLSSPIPEDSAPGMVIALISAKDLDVGKNGKVTLSMMPGPPFTLKASVSNRYALVTNGPLNRESHREYNVVLNAVDLGSPSLTAKKIVKVEILDVNDNAPVFSQPLYKVYVKENGTPGSILCSVTASDPDTGENAKISYSILDTKVQDVSASSYVYINSDNGSIYSMHSFDYERLKVFQIKVQAKDHGSPSLSSNVTVHVFILDQNDNAPTVIYPSAVMGSVSHQKMPRFAKAGHLVTKVTAVDADSGHNAWVSYRLAEATDASLFSVNLYTGEVRTKRAVSEQDDSSQRLLIEIKDNGEPVQSATVTVNILVEDGFHEPISDFHLKTSEPSKRNSKITFYLIVSLASVSVLSLLTFLILVVKCARNSRSNSSCCIRRADSDGYKNPNRNLQIQLNSDGPIKYVEVLGGDMLSQSQSFRSCISPMSEFSDFTMVKPSSTTDFKDMINVLDASLPDSAWTFESQQVSSEILCFRVHVLCLLCFFSLLFCKEERYIFMNNGMSFFYVFI; encoded by the coding sequence ATGGAAGAAACCACCATCAGGATTCGATGCCATTGGAGGTGGCACGTTCTGTGGATgtatatttttcttcttcttatggATACAACGGAGGCGCAAATTCGTTACACCGTTCCAGAGGAGTTAAACCAAGGCTCTGTGGTTGGAAATTTAGCTAAGGATCTGGGTTTAAGCATCTCTGATATATATGACCGTAAACTGCGGATTGCTTCAGACAGTGGGAAGCAGTATTTCAGCGTGGATTTGGGAAAGGGTGAATTGGTTGTCAGTGATAGGATAGACAGAGAGGGTTTGTGTGGAGAAAATGTCCAATGCTTGTTACCGTTGGAGGTCGTCGTTGAAAATCCTTTACAGTTACACCAGGTTGAAATCGAAATACAAGACATAAACGATAATTCACCAAGTTTCCTTACAACTGAAATCATTCTAAAAATTGCAGAGTCGACTATTGCGGGTGCAAAATTCCCGCTGGAGAGCGCAAGTGATCCTGACGTTGCTTCTAACACTTTGCGGTCTTATAGTATAAATGATAATGACAATTTTGTATTGAACATTAAGACACAAGATGGTACAAAAATTCCCGAGCTGGTCTTGAAGACACAACTAGACCGAGAGAAGCAGGCAGTTCATCAGCTTGTGCTAACAGCTGTAGACGGAGGGAATCCAACGCGCTCTGGAACCTCTGAAATAACTGTGGTGGTTTTGGATATCAACGATAACGAGCCACAGTTTGAGAAAGCTTTTTATGAAGTATCCGTTCCTGAGAATACACAAATTGGCACGTTGATAGTAAACGTAAAAGCAATAGATTCCGACGAAGGCCCGAATGGTGAAGTTGAGTATTACTTCAAAGATAAAACGTCAGAAAGAACAAAGGCCTTGTTTCATGTAAACTCAGAAACCGGGGACATCACTGTCAAAGGACCGCTTGACTATGAACAGTCGACCTTGCATAAATTTGACATTATGGCAAAAGATAAAGGCAATCCTCCGATGGCCGGACATTGTAGTGTGAAAATTAATATTTTAGATGTTAATGATAATGCTCCCGAAATTATAATAACGTCCTTAAGTAGCCCAATACCCGAGGACTCAGCCCCTGGTATGGTCATTGCACTTATCAGTGCAAAAGACCTGGACGTTGGTAAAAACGGTAAAGTTACGTTGAGTATGATGCCAGGGCCACCATTCACACTGAAGGCCTCTGTCTCCAACCGTTACGCACTGGTGACAAATGGTCCTTTGAATCGCGAATCTCACAGAGAATATAATGTTGTTCTAAACGCAGTTGATTTGGGGTCGCCGTCATTGACTGCGAAGAAAATAGTAAAGGTTGAAATTTTGGATGTGAATGACAACGCTCCCGTTTTCTCTCAGCCGTTGTATAAGGTGTATGTAAAAGAAAACGGAACCCCGGGATCTATATTGTGTTCAGTAACCGCCTCTGATCCAGATACAGGAGAAAATGCTAAGATATCATATTCTATACTAGACACTAAAGTACAGGACGTTTCTGCCTCGTCTTATGTTTACATCAACTCAGACAACGGCAGCATCTACAGTATGCACTCGTTTGACTACGAGAGGCTGAAGGTGTTTCAGATTAAGGTGCAGGCAAAGGACCACGGCTCTCCGTCTCTAAGCAGCAACGTCACGGTTCATGTTTTTATTCTGGACCAGAACGACAATGCCCCTACTGTCATTTATCCCTCCGCTGTCATGGGCTCTGTCTCCCACCAAAAGATGCCCAGGTTCGCTAAAGCAGGCCACCTCGTCACCAAAGTAACGGCAGTGGACGCTGACTCGGGCCATAACGCCTGGGTTTCCTATAGACTGGCGGAGGCCACAGATGCCTCTCTGTTCAGCGTGAATCTGTACACAGGGGAGGTGAGGACTAAACGTGCTGTTTCAGAGCAGGATGACTCTTCTCAGAGGCTGCTTATAGAGATAAAGGACAACGGGGAACCGGTCCAGTCCGCCACAGTCACTGTCAACATACTGGTAGAGGACGGGTTTCACGAGCCCATCTCAGACTTTCACCTCAAAACTTCAGAACCCAGCAAACGGAACAGTAAAATCACTTTTTATCTGATCGTCTCTCTGGCCTCCGTGTCAGTGTTGTCTTTGTTGACTTTCCTCATCTTAGTGGTGAAGTGCGCTCGAAACAGTCGGAGCAATTCGAGTTGCTGTATCAGACGGGCTGACTCTGACGGATACAAGAATCCCAACAGAAACCTGCAGATCCAGCTCAACAGTGACGGGCCTATTAAGTATGTGGAGGTCCTGGGAGGAGACATGTTGTCTCAGAGCCAGTCCTTCAGGTCGTGTATATCTCCGATGTCAGAGTTCAGTGATTTCACCATGGTGAAGCCCAGCAGCACCACTGACTTTAAGGACATGATAAACGTGCTTGACGCATCACTTCCTGACAGCGCGTGGACGTTCGAGAGTCAGCAGGTGAGCTCAGAAATTCTTTGTTTTCGTGttcatgttttgtgtttgttgtgcTTTTTTTCCCTTCTATTTTGCAAGGAGGAACGTTATATATTTATGAATAATGGAATGTCGTTTTTTTATGTATTCATTTGA